From Thermomonas sp. XSG, one genomic window encodes:
- a CDS encoding NACHT domain-containing protein, producing MTSPELTGGAGFTYEDAVAAHYLTAMISGTTATALDARIVQRVAQQQADFEEPLDDLIIDATSLSDGSIMRLSLQVKRSLTISEANSDFREVIQRSWQTLQKPDFREHVDRVGAVTGSVAEETSRAFATVCEWARASDTTAAFMQRFVDGGNASATHRAVVEAVRNVAQDQGAPLSNYQLYCLLSHLVLIRFDFLHAGSTHEADVIVSLQRALAPGQAERANDLWDLLRQLARDGAGRSAVHTRASLVRALAGWRFTGAPAFAGDMQTLRDSTRHWLDQQADDIGGTHLTRQVLRDQLGAQMAAHRLTLIKGLPGTGKTVLLRDLVQKLAADGTTLFLTANRLSGRSWSEHARAMGLATTSIEPLLVEVAATGHATMLIDGLDRIAPEQRAIVTDLLGQLLTNPALSDWRVVATARDAGIEPLRNWVPPALLASGGVGYVDVENLTDEEASLLADSLPALRPLLTGGNDRVKALARRPFFAAVLARGFSRAAYAAGFAPQSEVDLVEAWWTRGGYDAHAPQALARQRGLIELAQRSAPDLGRNVRIRDLSPATRDVLPALEEDGLVQQVRTGHTAQFSHDIFFEWSFLHLLLDQGDEWIATLNAVGEPPALARVVELLSQATYPLPDQWPRELHALERAQLRPQWLRAWLVAPVFSPRFADHADMFAASLTANGHRLFGKLLVWMQAEKTTPNPMVLSGVLGGDLDAAARIRIADSLGWPSDFAAWHRLLTWAIEQVESIPDAQLRDLITLFETWQVAVADYPNAVSQRIVARCATWLHAIEDEHVDRRFRYGTPAKDGTPRPRVPTQLETELRALVLRAARAYPDVVNAYLAKIETIELWSDGAFRELMTFAPVLAQTHPALLATVAKRWFMRELPDDTSARWRREAREEGRRRREAEAVPPEKRSRWDKLALSSTSIMHHSFSHHDWDRLSIGGDHQGFFPASPLREPFHSLLTRDPATALALIRDVTNHATTAWRQLHRHWHGSATPLPLVVAFPWGQQEFWGDDRHYFWFRGHGGPQVVECALMTLERWAIAQLDAGRPLDEVLQELLDGHTSIGVLGIAVHLALRAKQASPTTLALLRSPRLWRLDLQRQVQEHQLQSAGLMGFDNASVDAVHRQAVIDSSQMTSRRLELRDLVPLFVLGDDAALRDACRAALDDFPNKVEFAYQEEAQNPEHVAELRRTAELWSELGHAENYTAAPIPGRSDVVQISMSSPRHEAPEVQAALQRHAQAAREMELWLWVDKCFTLRQWAPGFSVDDAIGRAKELADAAAAGRSMSPMPGSGLTEGAIAGTAAAAICFADASGHEAWADATIESFRVAQDEISDDTFSGSVIPWHPKIFVAHALAARIRSAREYPADREALYRLIAHPLDAVSFVALSGVAGCWQRDARFAWCGLNLGLRLAQLVSRRDMHRLDTEARRQVESDHRAATMAAALDEYRAQGPLPAWVRPRPSWVRAASDAENPQTLDGEEDGGWQSTDDLWDGRYAANVLQRVPVAVVMASAGRAHFVDALEAYIGWTLDTINPVWRTERRRGRERGDANLYEWEDQLGRMVASVAPHLPADEILQRLLRPILAQPDEIAMRLLAPFTVSLVCGEVLDAPEVRDDTLYLLQAVLDRTLENDDLRRSPYNDGRMGGFDLPKLVDSLMFVVVEHAPGATRFANGVWDDLGQVMSLVDRMVRVAGWHPYVARQFVTLCERSGAVYPAETFADQVLAQIVDGCLPAGWKGSLVPAAIATLVQAHADRQHPLPAALARKLLQVLDALVDLGDRRSAALQQSESFRGVCVPVST from the coding sequence ATGACCTCTCCTGAGCTCACCGGCGGAGCCGGATTCACCTACGAAGACGCGGTCGCGGCGCATTACCTCACGGCGATGATCAGCGGCACAACGGCGACCGCCCTGGACGCAAGGATCGTGCAAAGGGTTGCCCAGCAACAGGCCGACTTCGAGGAACCGCTCGACGACTTGATCATCGACGCCACCTCCTTGTCCGACGGATCGATCATGCGGCTTTCGCTGCAGGTCAAGCGTTCGCTCACGATCTCGGAGGCGAACAGCGACTTCCGAGAGGTGATCCAGCGCAGCTGGCAGACGCTGCAAAAGCCCGACTTTCGCGAGCATGTGGACCGTGTTGGAGCGGTCACGGGGTCGGTCGCGGAAGAGACGTCCCGAGCTTTTGCGACCGTGTGCGAATGGGCTCGGGCTTCCGACACGACCGCGGCCTTCATGCAACGGTTTGTCGACGGCGGGAACGCCTCGGCTACTCATCGCGCTGTGGTCGAAGCGGTTCGAAACGTTGCACAAGACCAAGGCGCACCACTGTCCAACTACCAGCTGTACTGCCTGCTTTCGCACTTGGTGCTGATCCGGTTTGACTTCCTTCACGCCGGATCGACGCACGAAGCCGACGTTATTGTCAGCCTGCAGCGCGCGCTTGCGCCGGGGCAAGCGGAGCGTGCAAACGATCTGTGGGATTTGCTGCGCCAGCTCGCTCGCGACGGAGCGGGCCGCAGCGCCGTGCACACCCGCGCGTCGCTGGTGCGCGCGCTGGCTGGCTGGCGCTTCACGGGGGCACCCGCGTTCGCCGGCGACATGCAAACCCTGCGCGACAGCACGCGCCACTGGCTCGACCAGCAGGCCGACGATATCGGGGGGACGCACCTCACGCGCCAGGTGCTGCGCGACCAGCTCGGCGCTCAGATGGCGGCCCACCGTCTGACGCTGATCAAAGGCCTACCCGGCACCGGCAAGACGGTGCTACTACGTGACTTGGTGCAAAAGCTGGCCGCCGATGGCACCACATTGTTCCTTACCGCCAACCGACTCTCTGGCCGGAGCTGGTCGGAGCATGCCCGTGCGATGGGCTTGGCGACAACATCGATCGAGCCGCTGCTCGTGGAGGTCGCGGCCACCGGTCATGCAACGATGCTCATCGACGGCCTGGACCGTATCGCGCCGGAACAGCGCGCGATCGTGACCGATTTGCTCGGCCAGCTTCTGACGAACCCGGCGCTTTCCGACTGGCGTGTGGTCGCTACCGCGCGCGACGCAGGTATCGAGCCCCTGCGCAACTGGGTGCCTCCCGCGCTGCTCGCCAGCGGCGGCGTGGGCTATGTCGATGTGGAGAACTTGACGGACGAAGAGGCCAGCTTGCTCGCAGATTCGCTGCCAGCCCTGCGGCCGCTGCTGACGGGCGGAAATGATCGCGTAAAAGCGCTGGCACGACGCCCGTTCTTCGCTGCGGTGCTGGCTCGAGGGTTCTCGCGGGCGGCATACGCCGCAGGGTTCGCACCTCAGTCGGAGGTGGACCTCGTGGAGGCCTGGTGGACGCGGGGCGGCTACGACGCACATGCGCCCCAGGCGCTCGCGCGTCAGCGCGGGTTGATCGAATTGGCTCAGCGCAGCGCGCCAGACCTGGGCCGCAATGTGCGAATCCGCGACCTGTCACCGGCGACGCGGGACGTGCTCCCGGCGCTGGAGGAGGACGGCCTGGTGCAGCAGGTGCGCACGGGCCATACAGCCCAGTTCAGTCACGACATTTTCTTCGAGTGGTCGTTCTTGCACCTTCTGCTCGATCAGGGTGACGAATGGATCGCGACCTTGAACGCAGTCGGCGAACCGCCTGCCCTGGCGCGGGTAGTGGAGCTGCTGTCGCAGGCGACTTATCCGCTCCCCGACCAGTGGCCGCGCGAACTCCATGCGCTCGAGCGGGCTCAGCTCCGGCCGCAGTGGCTGCGAGCCTGGCTCGTGGCGCCAGTTTTCAGCCCGCGCTTCGCGGATCACGCCGACATGTTCGCTGCGTCACTGACCGCGAACGGCCACCGGCTTTTCGGAAAGCTCCTGGTGTGGATGCAGGCAGAGAAGACGACACCCAACCCCATGGTGCTGTCCGGAGTCCTGGGCGGCGATCTGGATGCCGCCGCGCGTATCCGTATCGCGGACTCGCTAGGCTGGCCTTCCGACTTCGCGGCGTGGCACCGCCTGCTCACATGGGCGATCGAACAGGTCGAGTCGATTCCTGACGCACAGTTGCGGGATCTCATCACGTTGTTCGAAACCTGGCAGGTCGCTGTCGCGGACTACCCCAACGCAGTGTCGCAGCGCATCGTAGCCAGGTGCGCAACGTGGTTGCACGCGATCGAGGATGAGCATGTGGACCGCCGGTTTCGATACGGCACGCCTGCAAAGGATGGTACGCCGCGCCCGCGGGTGCCGACGCAGCTGGAGACGGAGCTCCGCGCGTTGGTGCTCCGCGCAGCGCGCGCTTACCCTGATGTGGTAAACGCCTATCTCGCGAAGATCGAGACAATCGAGCTCTGGTCCGATGGCGCGTTCCGCGAGCTCATGACATTCGCGCCGGTGCTGGCGCAGACGCATCCTGCGCTGCTCGCGACGGTCGCCAAGCGCTGGTTCATGAGGGAGCTGCCGGACGACACATCGGCACGTTGGCGTCGCGAAGCGCGTGAAGAGGGTCGCCGGCGCCGGGAAGCCGAGGCCGTCCCGCCGGAGAAGAGATCGCGGTGGGACAAGCTCGCGCTTTCGAGCACGTCGATCATGCACCACTCGTTCTCCCACCACGATTGGGATCGACTGTCGATCGGCGGCGACCATCAGGGCTTCTTCCCCGCCTCGCCTCTCCGCGAACCGTTCCACTCGCTGCTCACGCGCGATCCGGCGACGGCGCTTGCGCTAATCCGAGATGTGACGAACCACGCCACCACGGCATGGCGTCAGTTGCATCGGCACTGGCATGGCAGCGCGACGCCGTTACCGCTCGTAGTTGCGTTCCCGTGGGGACAGCAAGAGTTCTGGGGGGACGACCGGCACTATTTCTGGTTCCGCGGGCATGGTGGGCCACAGGTTGTGGAGTGCGCGCTCATGACGCTGGAGCGCTGGGCCATCGCGCAGCTCGATGCGGGACGCCCATTGGACGAAGTGCTGCAAGAGCTGCTGGACGGGCATACGAGCATCGGCGTCCTGGGGATCGCGGTGCACCTCGCCTTGCGAGCTAAGCAAGCTTCGCCAACGACCTTGGCGCTGCTGCGCAGCCCGCGGCTGTGGCGGCTCGACCTGCAGCGCCAGGTCCAAGAGCACCAACTGCAAAGCGCGGGGCTGATGGGTTTCGACAACGCAAGCGTCGACGCCGTGCACCGACAAGCGGTTATCGACAGCAGCCAGATGACGTCGCGCCGCTTGGAACTGCGCGACCTGGTACCGCTCTTCGTCCTCGGAGACGACGCGGCCTTGCGGGACGCGTGCCGCGCCGCTCTCGACGACTTCCCGAACAAGGTGGAATTCGCCTATCAAGAAGAGGCGCAGAACCCAGAACATGTGGCCGAGCTCCGCCGCACCGCCGAACTATGGTCGGAGTTGGGCCACGCCGAGAACTACACCGCAGCACCGATCCCCGGCCGCAGTGATGTGGTCCAGATCTCGATGAGCAGTCCGCGACACGAAGCTCCCGAGGTGCAAGCGGCCCTGCAACGCCATGCGCAGGCGGCGCGCGAGATGGAGTTGTGGCTGTGGGTCGATAAGTGCTTCACTTTGCGCCAATGGGCGCCGGGCTTCTCGGTGGACGACGCCATCGGGCGTGCGAAAGAGCTGGCTGATGCGGCTGCTGCAGGGCGGTCGATGTCGCCGATGCCTGGCAGTGGGTTGACGGAAGGCGCGATTGCGGGAACGGCAGCGGCCGCGATTTGTTTCGCCGATGCGAGCGGGCATGAGGCCTGGGCCGATGCCACCATCGAAAGCTTCCGCGTTGCGCAGGACGAGATCTCCGACGACACGTTTTCTGGATCGGTGATCCCTTGGCACCCGAAGATCTTCGTGGCGCATGCGTTGGCCGCGCGTATCAGGTCGGCCCGCGAATATCCTGCCGACCGCGAAGCGCTCTATCGGTTGATTGCGCACCCACTCGATGCGGTTTCGTTCGTTGCGCTGTCCGGCGTCGCGGGCTGCTGGCAGCGCGACGCGCGGTTTGCCTGGTGTGGCCTGAACCTCGGGTTGCGGTTGGCGCAGCTCGTAAGCAGGCGAGACATGCACCGGCTAGACACCGAGGCACGGCGGCAGGTGGAATCGGACCACCGTGCCGCGACGATGGCCGCGGCACTCGACGAGTATCGTGCGCAAGGGCCGCTGCCTGCCTGGGTGCGCCCACGGCCTTCGTGGGTGCGGGCCGCGTCGGACGCTGAGAATCCGCAGACTCTCGACGGGGAAGAAGACGGAGGGTGGCAGAGCACCGACGATCTGTGGGACGGCCGGTACGCCGCAAACGTCTTGCAGAGAGTCCCAGTGGCGGTGGTCATGGCGAGCGCTGGCCGTGCGCACTTTGTCGACGCCCTCGAGGCGTATATCGGCTGGACGCTCGACACGATCAACCCGGTGTGGCGAACCGAGCGGCGTCGGGGCCGCGAGCGTGGCGACGCAAACCTGTACGAGTGGGAGGATCAGCTGGGTCGGATGGTGGCAAGCGTTGCCCCCCATCTTCCAGCCGACGAGATCTTGCAGAGGTTGCTGCGGCCGATCCTTGCCCAGCCTGACGAGATCGCGATGCGGCTGCTCGCGCCGTTCACTGTGTCGTTGGTCTGCGGCGAAGTCCTCGATGCGCCGGAGGTCCGCGATGACACCCTGTACCTGCTGCAGGCCGTACTCGATCGAACGTTGGAGAATGACGACCTGCGCCGTTCGCCTTACAACGACGGGCGCATGGGCGGCTTCGACCTGCCGAAGCTAGTCGATTCGCTGATGTTCGTGGTAGTCGAGCACGCCCCCGGCGCCACGCGCTTCGCCAACGGCGTCTGGGATGATCTTGGCCAGGTGATGTCGCTGGTTGACCGCATGGTTCGCGTCGCCGGCTGGCACCCCTACGTCGCTCGCCAGTTCGTCACGCTATGCGAACGTTCCGGTGCCGTCTACCCGGCTGAAACATTCGCCGACCAAGTGCTGGCGCAGATCGTCGATGGGTGCCTCCCTGCGGGCTGGAAGGGCTCCTTGGTACCAGCCGCGATCGCGACGCTGGTGCAGGCGCACGCCGACCGACAGCATCCGTTGCCGGCTGCTCTGGCCCGCAAGCTGTTGCAGGTGCTTGACGCGCTGGTCGATCTCGGCGACCGCCGCAGCGCGGCGTTGCAGCAGAGTGAGTCCTTCCGCGGAGTGTGCGTGCCCGTCTCGACCTGA
- a CDS encoding restriction endonuclease subunit S, producing MSDNKNLKPGWKVWRFDQMATNVNVRIDNPSESGMEHYVGLEHLDADSLKIRRWGTPDDVEATKLMFKRGDIIFGRRRAYQRKLGVAEFDGICSAHAMVLRAKPEVVLPEFLPFFMQSDLFMKRAVEISVGSLSPTINWKTMAIQEFALPPIDEQVRLVDLLQAIERTTESHRKIGGSADKLVRSLLSDVLNREWPVVDLGSVVQGTQYGLSINAGSDGQYPMLRMMNIEDGLCVENDIKYVDLSEKDFEAYRLVDGDVLFNRTNSYELVGRTGVYELEGDHVFASYLVRIKTIPEKLEPKFLTLYLNSDFGRRQVLAYATKAVSQANVNASNLLRVRLPLPPLEVQKQLLEEIACAKSAERAAMVRRSSAEEMKKQLLAEIAGDAE from the coding sequence GTGTCTGATAACAAGAATTTGAAGCCAGGCTGGAAGGTCTGGCGCTTCGATCAGATGGCGACGAACGTCAATGTCCGTATCGACAACCCGTCCGAATCGGGCATGGAGCACTACGTTGGTCTCGAACACCTAGATGCCGACTCGCTGAAGATTCGTCGCTGGGGTACGCCGGACGACGTGGAAGCCACCAAGCTGATGTTCAAGAGGGGCGACATCATTTTTGGGCGCCGCAGGGCTTACCAGCGGAAGCTCGGTGTCGCTGAGTTCGACGGTATCTGCTCAGCACACGCGATGGTGCTGCGTGCCAAGCCCGAAGTCGTGCTGCCGGAGTTCCTGCCCTTCTTCATGCAGAGCGATCTGTTTATGAAGCGAGCAGTGGAAATATCTGTTGGCTCACTGTCGCCCACAATCAATTGGAAAACGATGGCCATTCAGGAGTTCGCGCTACCGCCAATTGATGAACAAGTAAGGCTTGTTGATCTGCTTCAAGCGATAGAGCGCACGACTGAGTCGCATCGGAAGATAGGCGGCTCCGCCGACAAGCTTGTTCGTTCATTGCTGTCCGACGTGCTGAATCGAGAATGGCCAGTTGTCGACCTTGGCTCAGTCGTTCAGGGGACCCAGTACGGCCTCTCAATCAACGCCGGATCGGACGGTCAATATCCGATGCTGCGAATGATGAATATCGAAGATGGGCTCTGCGTCGAAAATGACATCAAGTATGTAGACCTCAGCGAGAAAGACTTCGAAGCCTATCGGCTGGTCGACGGCGATGTGCTTTTCAACCGGACAAACAGCTATGAGCTGGTTGGCCGAACAGGGGTGTACGAGCTTGAGGGCGATCACGTCTTTGCTTCGTACCTTGTACGGATCAAGACTATCCCTGAAAAGCTGGAACCGAAGTTCCTCACGCTTTACCTGAACTCTGATTTCGGGCGTCGACAAGTTCTTGCATATGCAACGAAAGCGGTAAGTCAGGCGAACGTGAACGCCAGTAACTTACTCCGTGTTCGTCTGCCTTTGCCGCCCTTGGAGGTGCAGAAGCAGCTGCTGGAGGAGATTGCGTGCGCGAAGTCCGCGGAAAGAGCAGCGATGGTGCGCCGCTCTTCCGCAGAGGAGATGAAGAAGCAGTTGCTGGCAGAAATTGCGGGGGACGCAGAGTGA
- a CDS encoding class I SAM-dependent DNA methyltransferase, which yields MNETSLSQLEAHLWASANILRGPVDAADFKTYIFPLLFFKRICDVWDEEYQEIVDETGDEQLAWFPESHRFQIPEDCHWNDVRTKASNVGTALQRAMREIEKANPDTLYGVFGDAQWSNKDRLSDALLKDLIEHFSKLPFGNKNVNSDLLGDAYEYLIKKFADATNKKAGEFYTPRSVVRLMIDMLDPKEAETIYDPACGTGGMLLAAVQHVKEQHGDVKRLWGKLYGQEKNLTTSSIARMNLFLHGIEDFQVVRGDTLRNPAFFEVDRLATFDCVIANPPFSLEKWGEDLWLNDPFGRNFAGLPPSSSGDFAWVQHMVKSMADVSGRMAVVLPQGALFRKGVEGSIRQKLLEMDLVEAVIGLAPNLFYGTGLAACILVLRKRKPVKHKKKVLIADASRLFRRGRAQNYLEPEHAAEILGWYRGFADVQDAVRVVSLDEIKVEDWTLNISRYVLPPLQEDIPPLPVAITAFKDALIRCREAEERLAQVITEGGWLK from the coding sequence ATGAACGAAACGTCCCTGAGCCAGCTGGAGGCCCACCTCTGGGCCTCCGCCAATATCCTGCGCGGCCCCGTAGATGCGGCTGACTTCAAGACCTACATCTTCCCGCTGCTGTTCTTCAAGCGCATCTGCGACGTCTGGGACGAGGAGTACCAGGAGATCGTTGATGAGACCGGCGACGAGCAACTGGCCTGGTTCCCGGAATCGCACCGCTTCCAGATCCCGGAAGACTGCCACTGGAACGACGTTCGCACCAAGGCCAGCAATGTCGGGACGGCCCTTCAGCGCGCGATGCGCGAGATTGAGAAGGCCAACCCCGACACCCTTTACGGCGTGTTCGGCGATGCCCAGTGGTCGAACAAGGATCGGCTGTCTGATGCCTTGCTCAAGGACCTGATCGAGCACTTCTCCAAGCTGCCGTTTGGCAACAAGAACGTCAACTCGGATCTGCTTGGCGACGCCTATGAATACCTGATCAAGAAGTTCGCCGACGCCACCAACAAGAAGGCCGGCGAGTTCTACACCCCGCGCAGCGTCGTGCGGCTGATGATCGACATGCTCGATCCCAAAGAAGCCGAGACCATCTACGACCCGGCCTGCGGTACCGGCGGCATGTTGCTGGCCGCTGTGCAGCACGTGAAGGAACAGCATGGCGACGTGAAGCGGCTGTGGGGCAAGCTGTACGGACAAGAGAAGAACCTCACCACCTCATCCATCGCGCGGATGAACCTGTTCCTTCATGGCATCGAAGACTTCCAAGTGGTGCGCGGCGACACCCTGCGTAACCCGGCCTTCTTCGAGGTCGACCGACTGGCCACGTTCGACTGCGTGATCGCCAACCCCCCGTTCTCGCTGGAAAAGTGGGGCGAGGACCTGTGGCTGAACGATCCCTTCGGCCGCAACTTTGCTGGCCTGCCGCCCTCATCCAGCGGTGACTTTGCCTGGGTGCAGCACATGGTCAAGTCAATGGCTGACGTCAGCGGCCGGATGGCCGTGGTGCTGCCCCAGGGCGCCCTGTTCCGCAAAGGTGTGGAAGGCAGCATCCGCCAGAAACTGCTGGAGATGGATCTGGTCGAGGCCGTAATCGGGTTGGCGCCCAACCTGTTTTACGGCACCGGCCTGGCCGCGTGCATCCTGGTCTTGCGCAAGCGCAAACCGGTCAAGCACAAAAAAAAGGTGCTGATCGCCGATGCGTCACGCCTGTTCCGCCGGGGGCGCGCGCAAAACTATCTGGAACCCGAGCACGCCGCCGAGATCCTCGGCTGGTATCGCGGCTTTGCCGATGTGCAGGACGCGGTCCGCGTGGTCAGCCTCGACGAGATCAAAGTCGAGGACTGGACGCTGAACATCTCGCGCTATGTCCTGCCGCCATTGCAAGAAGACATCCCCCCGCTGCCGGTTGCCATCACGGCATTCAAGGACGCGCTCATCCGCTGCCGTGAAGCCGAAGAGCGGCTCGCGCAGGTCATTACTGAAGGGGGATGGCTGAAATGA
- a CDS encoding class I SAM-dependent DNA methyltransferase, with product MAEMSHPSKRISQQELESYLWGAAVLLRGLIDAGDYKQFIFPLLFYKRVSDVWEEEYQAALANSKGDLSYAQFAENHRFQIPQGAHWNDVRQAPKNVGTAIQKAMRAIETANPDLLDGIFGDAPWTNRERLPDETLKNLIEHFSTQTLSVANVPEDELGNAYEYLIKKFADDSGHTAAEFYTNRTVVHLMTQLLAPQAGESIYDPTCGTGGMLISALDEVKRSGGEYRTLKLYGQERNLITSSIARMNLFLHGVEDFEIIRGDTLAEPKHIEGDRLRQFDVILANPPYSIKQWNREAWSSDKWGRNSLGTPPQGRADYAFQQHILTSLTTKGRSAVLWPHGVLFRNEEQAMRAKMVEQDWVEAVIGLGPNLFYNSPMESCIVICNRKKVAARKGKVIFIDAVSEVTRERAQSLLKPEHQQRILTAYKTFADVPGFAKVATLAEIGINAGNLSIPLYVKRIAAAIATDSNGDAVSLRSAWDQWQTDGRAFWQQMDALVETLDGVITEDIERV from the coding sequence ATGGCTGAAATGAGTCACCCAAGTAAACGCATCAGCCAACAAGAACTCGAAAGCTACCTGTGGGGTGCCGCCGTGCTGCTGCGCGGCCTCATCGACGCCGGCGACTACAAGCAGTTCATCTTCCCGCTGCTGTTCTACAAGCGCGTGTCGGATGTGTGGGAGGAGGAATACCAGGCGGCCCTGGCCAACTCGAAGGGCGACCTCTCCTACGCGCAGTTCGCGGAGAACCACCGCTTCCAGATTCCCCAAGGCGCTCACTGGAACGATGTTCGCCAGGCACCCAAGAACGTAGGCACCGCCATCCAGAAAGCCATGCGTGCTATCGAGACCGCCAACCCGGATCTGCTTGATGGCATCTTCGGCGATGCACCCTGGACCAACCGCGAGCGCCTGCCCGATGAAACGCTGAAAAACCTGATCGAGCACTTCTCGACGCAGACACTCTCGGTGGCCAACGTCCCCGAGGACGAGTTGGGCAACGCCTACGAGTACCTGATCAAGAAGTTCGCGGACGACTCAGGCCACACGGCGGCCGAGTTCTACACCAACCGCACCGTCGTCCACTTGATGACGCAACTTCTTGCACCTCAGGCGGGCGAGTCGATTTACGACCCCACGTGCGGTACCGGCGGCATGTTGATTTCAGCGCTGGACGAAGTGAAGCGCTCGGGCGGAGAGTACCGCACGCTCAAGCTCTACGGGCAGGAGCGCAACCTCATTACCTCATCCATCGCCCGCATGAATCTGTTCCTGCATGGCGTGGAGGACTTCGAGATCATCCGGGGTGACACCCTGGCTGAACCCAAGCACATCGAAGGCGACCGCCTGCGCCAGTTCGATGTGATCCTGGCCAACCCGCCGTACTCCATCAAGCAGTGGAATCGCGAGGCCTGGAGTAGTGACAAGTGGGGACGCAACTCGCTGGGTACGCCACCGCAGGGCCGCGCCGACTACGCCTTCCAACAGCACATCCTGACCAGCCTCACCACCAAGGGGCGTAGTGCCGTGCTCTGGCCCCACGGTGTGCTGTTCCGTAATGAAGAACAGGCCATGCGCGCCAAGATGGTCGAGCAGGACTGGGTCGAGGCCGTCATCGGCTTGGGCCCCAACCTGTTCTACAACTCTCCGATGGAGTCGTGCATCGTCATCTGCAACCGCAAGAAAGTCGCCGCTCGCAAGGGCAAGGTGATCTTCATCGACGCGGTGAGTGAGGTAACCCGCGAACGGGCGCAGAGCTTACTTAAGCCCGAGCACCAGCAGCGCATCCTGACCGCTTACAAAACGTTTGCCGATGTTCCCGGTTTCGCCAAGGTCGCCACCCTGGCCGAAATCGGCATCAATGCGGGCAACCTCTCGATCCCGCTGTACGTGAAGCGCATTGCCGCCGCCATCGCCACCGACAGCAATGGTGACGCGGTATCGCTGCGCTCAGCCTGGGATCAATGGCAAACCGATGGCCGTGCCTTCTGGCAACAGATGGACGCGCTGGTGGAAACGCTGGATGGAGTTATTACGGAGGACATCGAGCGTGTCTGA